In Camelus ferus isolate YT-003-E chromosome 10, BCGSAC_Cfer_1.0, whole genome shotgun sequence, the following proteins share a genomic window:
- the CD151 gene encoding CD151 antigen isoform X1, with the protein MGEFSEKTTTCGTVCLKYLLFTFNCCFWLAGLAVMAVGIWTLALKSDYISLLASGTYLATAYILVVAGVVVMVTGVLGCCATFKERRNLLRLYFILLFIIFLLEIIAGVLAYVYYQQLNAELKENLKDTMTKRYHQEGHEGVTSAVDKLQQEFHCCGSNHSQDWRDSEWIRSGKAGGRVVPDSCCKTVVAGCGRRDHASNIYKVEGGCITKLETFIQEHLRIIGAVGIGIACVQVFGMIFTCCLYKSLKLEHY; encoded by the exons ATGGGTGAGTTCAGCGAGAAGACCACGACGTGTGGCACTGTCTGCCTCAAATACCTGCTCTTCACCTTCAACTGCTGCTTCTGG CTGGCTGGTCTGGCCGTGATGGCAGTGGGTATCTGGACGCTGGCCCTCAAGAGTGACTACATCAGCTTGCTGGCCTCGGGGACGTACCTGGCCACAGCCTACATCCTGGTGGTGGCGGGTGTTGTCGTCATGGTGACCGGTGTTCTGGGCTGCTGTGCCACCTTCAAGGAGCGGAGGAACCTGCTGCGTCTG TATTTCATCCTGCTCTTCATCATCTTCCTGCTGGAGATCATTGCTGGAGTCCTGGCCTATGTCTACTACCAGCAG CTGAACGCAGAACTCAAGGAGAACCTGAAGGACACCATGACCAAGCGGTACCACCAGGAGGGCCATGAGGGCGTAACCAGTGCCGTGGACAAGCTGCAGCAGGAG TTTCACTGCTGTGGCAGCAACCACTCGCAGGACTGGCGGGACAGCGAGTGGATCCGTTCAGGCAAGGCAGGCGGCCGCGTGGTCCCTGACAGCTGCTGCAAGACGGTGGTGGCCGGCTGCGGGCGGCGGGACCACGCCTCCAACATCTATAAGGTGGAG GGCGGCTGCATCACCAAGCTGGAGACCTTCATCCAGGAGCACCTGAGGATCATCGGAGCCGTGGGCATCGGCATCGCCTGCGTGCAG GTGTTCGGCATGATCTTCACGTGCTGCCTCTATAAGAGTCTGAAGCTGGAGCACTACTGA
- the CD151 gene encoding CD151 antigen isoform X2, whose protein sequence is MGEFSEKTTTCGTVCLKYLLFTFNCCFWYFILLFIIFLLEIIAGVLAYVYYQQLNAELKENLKDTMTKRYHQEGHEGVTSAVDKLQQEFHCCGSNHSQDWRDSEWIRSGKAGGRVVPDSCCKTVVAGCGRRDHASNIYKVEGGCITKLETFIQEHLRIIGAVGIGIACVQVFGMIFTCCLYKSLKLEHY, encoded by the exons ATGGGTGAGTTCAGCGAGAAGACCACGACGTGTGGCACTGTCTGCCTCAAATACCTGCTCTTCACCTTCAACTGCTGCTTCTGG TATTTCATCCTGCTCTTCATCATCTTCCTGCTGGAGATCATTGCTGGAGTCCTGGCCTATGTCTACTACCAGCAG CTGAACGCAGAACTCAAGGAGAACCTGAAGGACACCATGACCAAGCGGTACCACCAGGAGGGCCATGAGGGCGTAACCAGTGCCGTGGACAAGCTGCAGCAGGAG TTTCACTGCTGTGGCAGCAACCACTCGCAGGACTGGCGGGACAGCGAGTGGATCCGTTCAGGCAAGGCAGGCGGCCGCGTGGTCCCTGACAGCTGCTGCAAGACGGTGGTGGCCGGCTGCGGGCGGCGGGACCACGCCTCCAACATCTATAAGGTGGAG GGCGGCTGCATCACCAAGCTGGAGACCTTCATCCAGGAGCACCTGAGGATCATCGGAGCCGTGGGCATCGGCATCGCCTGCGTGCAG GTGTTCGGCATGATCTTCACGTGCTGCCTCTATAAGAGTCTGAAGCTGGAGCACTACTGA